The following proteins are encoded in a genomic region of Nitrospiraceae bacterium:
- the sthA gene encoding Si-specific NAD(P)(+) transhydrogenase — protein MSNQFDFDLLCIGSGPAGQRAAIQAAKFRKRVGVVERRQCAGGVCIELGTIPSKTLREAVLSFMATNHPFVQQTRRRERHRPTAEQLFSRVQLVRSREIDVVEDQLWRNDIELISGEASFTDGHTLVIRTEHETKTVTAENILLAVGTVAAPPPGTSVDGEIIVTSDEMVHLTSLPKRLVVVGGGVIGMEYASMFAALEIDVTLVDKREHLLEFLDNEIVEELIHQLRNRDVTFRLGETVEKLTIAEGPPKQAVIQLESGKRLVSDMVLYSAGRIGATDQLNLAGAGLTADERGRIAVDQDFRTQIPHIFAAGDVIGFPSLASTSAAQGRRAACHAFGVSAGPMDTHFPFGIYAIPEISMIGAHEHELTEKKIPYETGVARYKEIARGQIMGDDSGLLKMLFHRETRKLLGVHVIGTGATELIHIGQAVLELGGGLDYFLDRIFNYPTLAECYKVAALNAYNKLSQIG, from the coding sequence ATGAGCAACCAATTCGACTTTGATCTCTTATGCATCGGCAGCGGTCCGGCAGGACAACGAGCGGCGATTCAAGCCGCTAAGTTCAGGAAGCGGGTGGGAGTGGTTGAACGTCGCCAGTGCGCGGGCGGCGTGTGTATAGAACTGGGGACCATTCCCAGCAAAACCTTACGCGAGGCCGTGCTATCCTTCATGGCCACCAACCATCCGTTCGTCCAACAAACAAGAAGGAGGGAACGGCACCGTCCCACAGCGGAACAACTTTTTTCCCGTGTGCAACTTGTCCGAAGCCGGGAAATCGATGTCGTGGAGGATCAGCTTTGGAGGAATGATATCGAACTCATTTCCGGCGAAGCCTCCTTCACCGATGGCCATACCCTTGTCATTCGCACAGAACACGAGACAAAAACCGTCACGGCTGAGAATATTCTGCTTGCAGTTGGAACCGTAGCCGCCCCGCCGCCTGGTACCAGCGTAGATGGTGAAATCATTGTCACCAGTGACGAGATGGTCCACCTCACATCTCTGCCCAAAAGATTAGTGGTGGTCGGAGGGGGCGTGATCGGGATGGAGTATGCCTCCATGTTTGCCGCACTTGAAATCGATGTGACTCTGGTAGACAAACGCGAGCACTTGCTTGAATTCCTGGATAACGAAATTGTTGAGGAACTCATTCATCAATTGAGAAACCGGGATGTGACCTTCCGATTGGGAGAAACCGTGGAGAAATTGACCATAGCTGAAGGTCCGCCCAAACAAGCGGTGATACAACTGGAGTCCGGGAAGCGGCTTGTGTCCGACATGGTCCTGTATTCCGCTGGAAGAATCGGCGCAACCGATCAATTGAATCTAGCCGGGGCTGGGTTGACCGCGGATGAGCGAGGACGGATTGCGGTTGATCAAGACTTTCGAACGCAAATTCCCCATATCTTCGCCGCCGGGGATGTGATTGGGTTCCCTAGTCTCGCCTCCACCTCCGCCGCGCAAGGCCGACGGGCGGCCTGTCATGCCTTCGGGGTCAGTGCCGGTCCCATGGATACACACTTTCCCTTCGGCATTTACGCCATTCCGGAAATTTCCATGATCGGCGCGCATGAACATGAGCTAACCGAGAAAAAAATCCCTTATGAAACCGGGGTGGCTCGCTATAAGGAAATTGCCCGGGGTCAAATTATGGGAGATGACAGTGGGTTGCTCAAGATGCTGTTTCATCGTGAGACCCGAAAGCTTCTCGGTGTCCATGTGATCGGCACTGGTGCCACGGAACTCATCCATATCGGGCAAG